ATTAAGAATGAtagtataaaatataaaagtatcATCTATTTtggtttaaattgttttaaaaaacatattgagaaacaaatgccacataaaaaaaaaaaatctactcaaTTACGAAAATCTACTCCAATACAGAGGTTCAGAAAACCAGGAAATCTTGACAATGACAAGGCTATCAGTTTGAACCAACTGGCCCTTTCGGAGCCTTGGGAATGTCGGAAATAGCTTAGCAGCACTGAACATTGACAGGATGAAAGTTGTACACAGTATCCATCATGTACTGTTGTTAAAACAATTTGTGCCCAAGACAACCAAAACATGTATAGCTGAAAAACATACTCCTAGAGAGATTTTTAAAAAGGCATAGCAAATATTGAACTACAAATTGTTTTTCAGTGTTTCTAAGGAGTACACTTTTCATTGGGCTATCAATGGGTTATAGCACATTGAAAGAGGAAGCACTTAGTAAAGATTGAGTTTGGCCAGAGTGAATATCATTGATAGTCAAATCCATTGTAGGCACTAAATACGGAGTAAAAGTTATTGGTTACACAGTCATTTTAAACTGTAGATTCTCAAGATTGTTGTTCACATTGTTCACAGCCGAAATAGCTTGTTTCACTTAACTCTGATTGCTTTTCCTCACAAATCCATAATTGTTCATAAATAGCATTTCGAaccatatgtatatatttatatatatatggatatatatatatatactccatGGTCAGACTTCCACATTCTTCAGTTACACCTCCTTAAAGGCTGATTGATTGGGTAAGAAAGGCCTCTTGTGAAACGTAGATTGAGATGAAGCCCGTTTTCGTCCTTTTAAGGCctcaagatataaaaaaaaaagcatttgccgTTTGGTAATTTATGAATCCTTGATTCTCCTCAGCTCTTCCAGAGAGTTCTTGGTCTTTATGTACAATTGAAATATGATGAAATATAGATAATTGTATTTGGGACAttaaaaatggaaaagaaaataGTGCAAATAATGCAAATTGTTCCTAAAGTCCATAACATTCTTGCTTTGTCTTCACAAAATTATTGTCCATATCAATAAGTAGTCCTTTTTAATGAgcagcatgaataaataaatatgtagataGAATATATGCTCTCTTCAGTCCTATTGTCCTTTCAGACTGTAAACATTTCTGGGCCCATTGGTCCAATGATGATTAAAGTGTTCCAGATTGTTGAGTACTGTTAAACCTGAGGGAGAACAGAACAAGAAGAAAGCTGTTTGCTTATGTTCTTTATGTTCTTTAGAAGCAATGCAATGAGAACGTGCTGACAAtgaaagatgcttacctcagtagCAAACACACATTGTTCCATGTGTTCTGGAATGATGTATACAGGATGATATAATCCCTCTTTCGGATAGTTCAAAGTGGGAACCAATAATGTTGATTCTGAGTTTTTCCTGTAATGGAggaaatatacatacatatgtcAAGCTTTGCACATTTGATGTTATTAGCACAAATATAAATAGACAAATATGAAGGTGAACTTACAGTTCAAgcttgttgtttgtgtgtttttcgtttaCGGTCAAATTGTAGTCCACCATATTTTGCTTGTAATTTGATTTGTCACTGGAATGAGTGTCCACAACGGAGGAGGCGAGTGCCACATCCTTATTGGACACCTTATAAGGACCACCAGGAATAAGAAAGGCCTCCTTCTCCTTAAAGCCTAACGTTGAGTTAGAGGTTAAAGAGGTGCGGTTGTTGACCGTTTCCAAGTCGTTGCGCACAGTAGTTGAGGTGGCTTTGTGGTTTTGGCGCATCTGTCTCAAGACCACAGTAGCAGCACAGACCACAAGGATGAACGTGATGAGACCCAGAGTAAATGAAACCATTAAGGGAGCTGGGAAAAGAGTGGGCTTCTCTTTATACTCGCACTGTGTGCCCATGAAGCCTGGTGGGCACTGACAGACGGGTCCTGAAAAGTGGGTGTAGCAGGTCCCTCCATTCTCACATGGCATTTTGCTACAGGCATCAGCACGGATGTTACAGTCCTTGCCTGTGAAACCAAGCGTGCATGTGCAGGTATAGTCGTTGATGCCGTCCACACAGGTACCGGCGTTATAGCATGGGTTGAGTGCACAGTCATCAATGTTTATTTCGCAGCGCAAGCCTTTGAAGCCAAGGCGACAGCGGCACATCAAGCTGTGACCCAAATCAAGACACCGGCCACCTTCAAGAAGAAAACCAAGGAGTGTGTTAAAAACCAGGTTGTATCAAATTCACAAACCATGGCCTAAAATTTACCAAAGAAATATGTAATCAATATCAATTTGGCTTAGAAAGAACAttcttaatggaatagttcacccaaaaatttaaaattctctcttcatttaatgccatcccagatgtatgactttctttatctgcagaacacaaatgaagatttttagaagaatatctcagctctgttggtccatactatGCAtatgaatggtgaacaaaactttgaatctccaaaaagcacttaaaggtagcataaaagtaatccatactccagtggtttaatccatgtcttcagaggcaATCTtattagttttgggtgagaacagaccaatatataaatcttgacatcagcagactCTAGGAATGATTCAAGCCTGATTACACTTTCTAAAGCTTGATGCATGCTCAGAGCGTTAGATGGCACTATATgtagtgtaattgagcttgaaatcatgatcaccaaggagattgctgatgtcaaaggagttatattttgttctgttctcacccaaaacctattggattgcttaagaagacatagattaaaccactggaatatggattacttgtatgcttcctttatgtgctttttggagctacaaaggtttggtcaccatacacttgcattgtatggacctacagagctgagatattcatcttaAATTTTTtgcttctgttctgcagaagaaagaaagtcataaactgTGTCCccaatgacacactatacacttacaaaatatactatgcactcgGCCATGTAGAgtatgtatttttaaagtgtagtattgtcccaaatggaacactttacGGTTTGTTACTACACGGAAGCATTCAACGTTTAACAGCATCAAGTGCACGTGATGTGTTGCAACTAGCTTTAGCACGTTCAACGTCAGTTCAACACTTATAACTTAAAcaacgtacatattcacacagcgtggTGTGTCGGTAAGGCAACTTACATATAATAGGTGCTGTCTTCACATTCACACAGTCTACATTCTTTATTATTTACAACTGTTCTGTCAGACCAGCaatgcagccaggtaactccgccccttccactATGTACGGCAAGCCGCAAGCGCTGAGTGCACAAAGTAACATAATTCCACATTCCGTTTTgacggttgaaaaagtgcatcatatGGTTAGTTAAAGTACACATCTTTCGCACTACTACCACTACAAAATGACgtagaacagagcagatgtatgCGGTTTGGgacgtacacatctgggatagcagtatatgatgagagaatttttatttttggaagaacaatccctttaacaacTGAATGATAAAGCCCTCCATAAATAAGAGAGCTAACTAGGGCAAGTAGTTATAACATTTGGGAAAGCTATGGTAATTTTTTTAAGAGCAGTGACGGCTATTACTTTATGACAGCTCTATCTTGCCTTTCATATCAGTCTTTGAGCCACACTGGCGTCTCTTCTATCATGCTTGACTAGTAGGACTTCACAGAATGTCACGCACAGTGATGCATCTCAAAACGCAAAACTccgaaggaaaagcagccaaaaTCAGCAGGGGAACTGCCTCAGGCAGAGAATGGCGACAGCAAAGAATGCTGAAGCCCAGCAGTCTGTTGTTTTTCAAGTAAGATTGTAGATAAAAGCTTGTAGGAGTGTGAATATGCTTACCATTGGCACAGGGGTCACTGCTGCACCGGTCAATCTTCTTCTCACAGTTGGAGCCCATGTAACCTGTTGGGCAGTGACAGGAGTAGCCGCCGGTTCCCTTCTCCATACATGTTCCTCCATTGAAGCAGGGTCCATCAGCACAGGTCATTGCACTGATCTCGCAGTTCTTCCCATAGAAGCCTTGAGGGCATGTGCAGGAGTAATCATTCACCAGATCCTAAAAAATCCTCTTGTTAACCATCAAGTTGCATAGACAAAATATGTTGGACtcagcagttaccatagtgactACTTACATTACAGCTGCCTCCGTTCTTGCATGGGTTGCTGTCACACTCATTGGTCTCGATCTCGCAGTTTGTGCCACCGAATCCGGGCCTGCAAGTACAGGTGTAACTGCCCAGGCCAGTGTTGGTACACGTGGCGTCATTTACACAGGGCTTGTGATTGGTGCAGAAATTCAGATCCTCGTTGCAGAATAAGCCACCCCATCCCTCCTTGCAAGTGCACTGCCAGGGTTGGCTGCAGGTGCCGTGCAAGCATCCCGGGTATTGGAGGCACTCATCGCAGAGGGGCCCCTGCCACCCGAGGCGGCACTTGCACTCACCAGGGGCCTCACAATAACCGTGCTCCTCGCTACAGCCAGACGAGCAGATGGCTGTTAAAaaaggagagggagagaaaggggGAAATTAGAATGACGGCACATCATAAAACAACCCCCCTTTCTGGAGGCTCAGACTCATCAAGTATTTGTTAAGTACTAAACTAAGCAGCTGGGATGCACACAAAGAACCACATGCCGTCTTTTTCACGGAAGGCAGAGCATATTAGGTTCCAACGTGTGTCCTTGTTAAATCATGCTCATTGCTTCCATTGTTAGAGCGAACGAAAGCGGGGAAGGCAAACTTAGGTAGAAGGTTTTTTATGTGACCGCAAGAAGCCGTTGAACTTACGTTTAACCGCTTGAACGATCTGGAAGGCCagcgtttttttttctctttgttgtGCGCAGAAAACATCAAAATGTGTgtgaatacaaaacaaaaaaatagagaaaaataaataaatatatcacttACGTTCAGCGCAATATTCGCCTTTCCATCCAGTCAAGCAGATTCTATTGCCGGCTGCATCGCAGTTGAAATGGCCGAACGGATCATCCCGTGGCCGGCAGAAATCCGAGCAGTCCTCGCCGTGGTAAAATTCATCGCACACGACGCGGTAAGAAAAGCGCAGTTCGCTTCGCTCTCCAAAATGCACATCCTGGGACCAGTCCTCCCCAATGGCGAGTCTTCTTTTGGTTGCCAAACGGCTGATCATATTGTTCACATTCTCTGAAATCAATAAAtccaaaaataattacaaaatgaacactggtctttaaataaaaaaaaaagttaactttTTCTGAAATAACCCCATTGGGGGCAAAAACAGGGCGCATACCTGTTGACTGTTCAGAAGAGGATTCTGCGTTCCATGCTTCAATTATCAACGAGACAGTTCCCTATAATGACAGCAATTTATTTAAGCTCCATAATTATACattgtttattcattattttgaacatgaacattcttcaaacaGTTTGAGCTACTCACCGGCCACTTAAAATTAAACGGAACTTTTATAGGCGCACTGCTGGAGATGGAGCTCTGGTCTGCGCTGAATACTCCTGTCAATCCAGTGCCATAGGTGCACGGCGGCTCAGGTAAGATGACGTCCTGCGAGTGCTTCAGGCAAACACGGAAAAATATCTGACAGTCTCTGGACCGTTTACACACACTGCTCGTGGTTGTGAAAGAATGCACTTTCAACTCAAACACACCGGATAATTCGGcctatggaaaaaagaaaataattaataatagccTATAATAGCCTAAAGCAGTTTACGTTCCAAGAAGCATGGAAAATACTCACCTGTTGCActgatataaaaattaaaaaacacgTCGTTAAAAAAATAGCCATTTTGTATTTTCTTGTCTGCTATTAAACGATAGCAGACCGCGAGCGTAATCCGATATGAATGTTTGAAGTGGTCCACAATTCAAGAAAAAAGCATCGAAAGGAAATATCGGAGGAAGGTAAATGAGTGGAATTGcctttttaattttgaaattaatgTCTGCAATGGAGCTTAGAAAGCAAAGAGAAACATGGACTTTGGACTCGTCAGTTAAGTTTTGTGAAGTAAAAACAGCGCGTGGGGTTTTAAGCTGGGACAACAAAGGAGGCGGGGTTTCATATGCAAATTAATCATAAAAGTACCGAGAGTGTCCCCGAACACAAACTACAAGCTGTATAACAACATATGGGCCTACTTTTGGAAAGTTTgtaataaaactttttaatggaGGTAACAACCATACAATGGTTAGGCTAATTATTAACATTTGTATATCTTAATTCAGAAGCAAAACCACAATAATTATCATTAACTTGACTTTtaacattctgttctgtttttaaagaaatgacTGAGTAAATGACAAAATCGTTTATTTAGGCCATAATCAAACTTTGAGCTGCAGTAAGGTACATTTAAGGTTGGTGAAAGTTATTCGTATTTAAGAATTACAAATAGATACACCTTTTATTCTTTTCAACTACACATATTTTGGGGTTTCTTCGATTTCTTTGGTGTCGCGTGCCACACTCGTAACTTAGTTTTCGTCTAGATAGAAAGGTTCGTCACCGATCACGGATGGGAGGGGTGCGGGGGAGATTCGCACACCCCCTTTAATTCAGCCCAAAAATCTGTAATTGTTCTGACGCGTGTGAGTCGTTAAACCGGCAAGCGTTGGAGGGGCACTTTATTGTGTCCTGGAAAGATCCGGAGGGCTCTTTTGTTATCTTAGTTTGGATTGTAGGTCTTTGGTAAAGAGGGTGAAATGGTGGGGGTTACACAGAACATTTAAGATTGCAGATAATTGCTTTCTGGAGTAAGAGTGTGTGTACGCGTGTGCAGGGAGGGGGATGCTCACTACAGCTGTATGATAATCTCGGCACCTGCACACAAAGTGTGTTCCACTCGGCTCTAGTAAAAACCTAACACTGTATCTCCTAGTGTCGTTTGTGTAGTGTAGGATGTTACTTGCAGTCTGAACAATTTATTTTGCTTGGTAGCTACCTGTCGGTATACAATAATCAACATTCCCTGAGGTGTGGTTGCACAAATCCATGCTTTGTTTTGTGTACGAATTTAGTGTCTTTAGGTCTTACAACGTCAATAGCATAACCATGTGGGGTTCATTGTATCATACGAATGTCCTGAATAATAAAACCTTCACACCTATGTTCCACAATCTGTATAACATTTATATACCAAAACAAACATtgctgtcaaaatgtatttgccACCATCCTAATTTCTTCTGTTTTGGTGTATCTCATGCTAAATTTTTTCAAAAATTagaacaaaatctaacataaaacaaaggcagcctgagtaaacacaaaatacagtatttaaagataatgctatttattgaagcaaaaaaaagttatccaataccagcTGGGCCAGTGTGAAAAgttatttgcccccttagttactaaatccccaaacctcagctggactagacacacccaggccttaTTACTGACATCCCTGTTCAATCatatcaacacctaaatataactttttagcagcatgaagttggcttaAAGGTAGCACAATATGCCAtggttgaaagaaattccagaaatgatgaggaaaatggtgattgaaatacatcagattGGGAAGGGtgacaaagctatttcaaaggctctgggactccaaagaaccacagtaagagccattatctccaaaggGAGAAAACTTgccacagtagtgaaccttcacagaagtggccgaccttccaaagtTCCATGAGTTGAAGTTCAAGGGAAACTTGATGCAgtaagacaatgatccaaatcataggtgaaagtccacctctgaatggttaaaaagaagcaaaattaagggtttggagtggcctagtcttgacttgaacccaattgagatgctgtggaagGACCTTAaaagggcagttcatgctcgaaaaccctcaaATGTGGCTGAATTAATGCAGTTCTGGAAAGAAGAGAGGGCCAAAATTCCacaacagcattgtgaaagactgatctccagttatcggttgcagttgttgctgctaaaggtggcacaaccagctgttaagtttaagggggcagttagtttttacTACCCCACCTatatgggtgatataggtgttagatatttttttgctttatatatacatttactcaggttgcctttgttttatgttatatctcatttgaTGATCTAAAATAATttggtataaaaaaataaaaggacaaATTAAAGGGGAAAGgggacaaatactttttcacagcattgTACAATGCAGAAAATGGCCCTATGAATGAAGTGAATTTGTTGGACATGAAATCATACAATTTTCGTCAAATGCACAACAATGCACactctccacctttgaccagccccgaccagtaggtggcgatttgCAAGAAGAATGCgaatttccaaaaacaaaagaaaaatgtggaagtgaaagtgaggATAATAATATGgacatatagtaaaaaaaaaaaaaaaaaagatatttgatcaatttctcacccacacctatcatatcgcatctgaagacatggatttaaccactggatttgtatggcttacttttatgctgcctttttaagatttacacatttcaatttcaaaagaaatttcaaatgaatttattcttcaacaaatttactaatttaacaaaatatcacaaaaatatatttaagtttcACTAATTTAGTTTTagtaaagattactcaattataTATTGGAAATGTGATATGAAGTTGAAATGCGTAAATTGTAATAGTAGGCTATATATAGGCCTACAGGcctataaatacagtatatataggctactgtatagtACAGCATGCAGCAGTGGCGATTATTATTTTCTGTGATgctcaaaaaataaaattttaactaAATGTTGCAGGAAAGTTACTTTTATAAGTTCACTTCAACGTCAGACATTCTAATTTTAAATGAGGGTTCTGTCCCACTATATTGTGACAGCATCGTAGTAAACAGAGACACGCGCGAACGATGTGCGGCGTTCCAAACTGTTGCTCGTCTTCTAGTGATTTTCTTTTGTGATTCTAATGAGAGCAGCCCGTGCCTCCGCTGGCCCCATCTTTACCTCAGGCACGCTTTGCACTGGACGTCACCACCATATGATTTGGGGGTTAAGAAGCACTGATGTTGTTAATTTATTGTTGACCAATGATTAAGACAGTCTGGTTTATTGTCTACTGATAAACAAAAGGATGAATAAATAAACTGGAGTTATTATCTGTGTAAACAAGAAAAACTGTCCCAGCAATAACCGAACTTGCCAAATCAATGCAACTAGATTAGTTGAATAGCCTACTTTATTCAAACATACCTGTTGTTTTAATGCAAACGCATATTGCTCTTGAGGGTTAGTGGCAATATCTGTAATTAAGTTTCTAATGTTCTTAGTCACATTAGACCTAATGAAGTACAATGATCTTTAacagaacaacaaataaatattcacatttatttgatgaaacaaTGACTTGTTGGTTTCAAATCCGATGAACCCGAAATAGCGTACATTTCGAACACTTATACTAGTACTTTTCTTTTTCCTCGATCTGGTGATGCGCACGCTCATATTGACGTCGC
The sequence above is a segment of the Xyrauchen texanus isolate HMW12.3.18 chromosome 38, RBS_HiC_50CHRs, whole genome shotgun sequence genome. Coding sequences within it:
- the LOC127631744 gene encoding delta-like protein C codes for the protein MAIFLTTCFLIFISVQQAELSGVFELKVHSFTTTSSVCKRSRDCQIFFRVCLKHSQDVILPEPPCTYGTGLTGVFSADQSSISSSAPIKVPFNFKWPGTVSLIIEAWNAESSSEQSTENVNNMISRLATKRRLAIGEDWSQDVHFGERSELRFSYRVVCDEFYHGEDCSDFCRPRDDPFGHFNCDAAGNRICLTGWKGEYCAEPICSSGCSEEHGYCEAPGECKCRLGWQGPLCDECLQYPGCLHGTCSQPWQCTCKEGWGGLFCNEDLNFCTNHKPCVNDATCTNTGLGSYTCTCRPGFGGTNCEIETNECDSNPCKNGGSCNDLVNDYSCTCPQGFYGKNCEISAMTCADGPCFNGGTCMEKGTGGYSCHCPTGYMGSNCEKKIDRCSSDPCANGGRCLDLGHSLMCRCRLGFKGLRCEINIDDCALNPCYNAGTCVDGINDYTCTCTLGFTGKDCNIRADACSKMPCENGGTCYTHFSGPVCQCPPGFMGTQCEYKEKPTLFPAPLMVSFTLGLITFILVVCAATVVLRQMRQNHKATSTTVRNDLETVNNRTSLTSNSTLGFKEKEAFLIPGGPYKVSNKDVALASSVVDTHSSDKSNYKQNMVDYNLTVNEKHTNNKLELKNSESTLLVPTLNYPKEGLYHPVYIIPEHMEQCVFATEV